One genomic window of Aptenodytes patagonicus chromosome 3, bAptPat1.pri.cur, whole genome shotgun sequence includes the following:
- the KLHL31 gene encoding kelch-like protein 31 codes for MAPKKKNVKKNKTDINEMTIIVEDGPLSKLNGLNGLLDGGNGFSCISSEVSDSSYSPNLLEGLSRMRQENFLCDLTISTKTKSFSVHKVVMASSSDYFHNILKKDPSTQRVDLNDVSPLGLATVITYAYTGKLTLSLYTIGSIISTAIYLQIHTLVKICCDFLIQEISVENCMYVANIAETYGLKTTKEAAHKFIRDNFIEFSETDQFLKLTFDQINELLADDDLQLPSEIVAFQIAIKWLEFDQKRVKFAADLLGNIRFGTISAQDLVNYVQTVPRMMQDADCHKLLVDAMNYHLLPYHQNTLQSRRTRIRGGFRVLVTVGGRPALTEKSLSRDILYRDPENGWKKLSEMPAKSFNQCVTVMDGFLYVAGGEDQNDARNQAKHAVSNFSRYDPRFNTWIHLANMNQRRTHFSLNVFNGLLFAVGGRNSEGCLSSVECYVPATNQWQMKAPLEVPRCCHASAVVDGRILVTGGYINNAYSRSVCMYDPSKDSWQDKSSLSTPRGWHCAVSLLERVYVMGGSQLGGRAERVDVLPVECYSPYTGQWSYVAPLQTGVSTAGASTLNGKIYLVGGWNEIEKKYKKCIQCYNPDLNEWTEEDELPEATVGVSCCTISMPNTKTRESRASSVSSVPVSI; via the exons ATGGCCCctaagaagaagaatgtgaagaagaacaAAACAGATATCAATGAAATGACTATCATTGTGGAAGATGGCCCCCTCAGTAAACTAAATGGCTTGAATGGGCTCTTGGATGGAGGTAATGGTTTCAGCTGCATCTCATCTGAAGTTTCCGACTCATCATATAGCCCAAATCTCTTGGAAGGTCTAAGCAGAATGAGACAAGAAAATTTTCTTTGTGACTTGACTATCAGTACCAAAACCAAATCCTTCAGTGTTCATAAGGTGGTGATGGCTTCAAGCAGTGACTACTTtcacaacattttaaagaaagatcCATCCACTCAAAGAGTAGACCTCAATGACGTATCCCCATTGGGTCTAGCTACTGTTATCACCTATGCTTACACTGGAAAACTTACTCTCTCACTTTATACAATAGGTAGTATTATTTCCACAGCAATTTATCTACAGATTCACACCCTTGTAAAGATATGCTGTGATTTTCTAATCCAAGAAATCAGTGTTGAGAATTGTATGTACGTTGCCAATATTGCAGAAACATACGGACTAAAAACAACCAAGGAAGCAGCACACAAATTTATTAGAGACAACTTCATTGAATTTTCAGAAACGGATCAGTTCTTAAAACTTACTTTTGATCAGATTAATGAACTTCTTGCAGATGACGACTTGCAGTTGCCTTCTGAAATTGTTGCATTCCAGATTGCAATAAAATGGCTGGAATTTGACCAAAAAAGAGTAAAGTTTGCTGCCGATCTCTTAGGTAACATCCGTTTTGGTACCATCTCAGCCCAAGACCTTGTCAATTATGTTCAAACTGTGCCGAGAATGATGCAAGATGCAGACTGCCATAAGCTCCTAGTGGATGCCATGAACTATCATTTGCTTCCCTACCACCAGAATACACTGCAGTCCAGAAGAACGAGGATCCGTGGAGGTTTCAGAGTCTTAGTTACTGTTGGGGGACGCCCTGCTCTAACAGAAAAGTCTCTTAGCAGAGACATCTTATACAGAGATCCTGAAAATGGATGGAAGAAGCTGAGTGAAATGCCTGCTAAAAGTTTTAATCAGTGTGTGACGGTGATGGATGGATTTCTTTATGTGGCCGGTGGGGAAGACCAGAATGATGCCAGGAACCAAGCCAAGCATGCAGTCAGCAATTTCTCCAG gTACGATCCTCGTTTCAACACCTGGATTCACCTGGCAAACATGAATCAGCGGCGCACCCACTTTAGCCTGAATGTGTTCAATGGCCTCCTTTTTGCAGTGGGTGGTCGCAACTCTGAGGGGTGCCTCTCCTCGGTTGAATGCTATGTGCCTGCAACAAATCAGTGGCAGATGAAGGCACCCCTGGAGGTGCCCAGGTGCTGCCATGCCAGTGCAGTGGTGGATGGTCGGATCCTGGTTACAGGAGGTTACATTAATAACGCTTACTCTCGCTCGGTGTGCATGTACGACCCCAGCAAAGATAGCTGGCAGGATAAGTCCAGCCTCAGCACCCCAAGGGGGTGGCACTGCGCAGTGTCCCTTCTGGAGAGGGTCTATGTCATGGGTGGGTCTCAGCTGGGGGGGCGAGCTGAAAGGGTCGACGTTCTCCCCGTGGAGTGTTACAGTCCTTACACGGGGCAATGGAGTTACGTGGCGCCGCTTCAAACCGGAGTTAGTACGGCTGGTGCCTCCACCCTTAACGGGAAAATTTACTTAGTGGGTGGCTGGaatgaaatagagaaaaagtATAAGAAGTGCATTCAGTGCTATAACCCGGATCTCAATGAATGGACGGAGGAAGATGAGCTGCCTGAGGCCACTGTGGGCGTATCCTGTTGTACGATATCCATGCCCAACACCAAGACAAGGGAGTCCAGGGCCAGCTCAGTCTCTTCTGTCCCAGTCAGTATTTAA